The Thermomicrobiales bacterium genome includes a region encoding these proteins:
- a CDS encoding homocysteine S-methyltransferase family protein has product MTVTDILPEPVLLDGGMGRELGFRGVEVSRYIWSAQALLDAPDVVREIHADYIAAGADIITTNTYCTLRSHLDKAGVADRYEELNRLAGALAVEARESADRPVLIAGSLAPMFESYRPDMVLPAAESEPVYREQAEILAEYVDMFICETMSKSDEAVAAARAAAATGKPVWVSFNLHPSKHGYVRSGETIGEAVAALDGIPVSGFLANCCMPELIEAGMPELVNTGSRFVGGYANTFLPTPDDWTLEENDLHNLREDLEPPAYLEFVEAWLDKGATVVGGCCGTRPAHIRAIANVLGR; this is encoded by the coding sequence ATGACAGTCACTGACATCCTGCCAGAGCCGGTCTTGCTCGATGGCGGAATGGGGCGCGAGCTTGGGTTTCGCGGGGTCGAGGTTTCGCGGTACATCTGGTCGGCACAGGCATTGCTGGATGCGCCCGATGTGGTGCGCGAAATCCACGCCGACTACATCGCCGCCGGAGCGGACATCATCACCACGAACACCTATTGCACGTTGCGCTCGCATCTGGACAAGGCGGGTGTGGCCGACCGCTACGAAGAGCTCAACCGCCTGGCGGGAGCGCTGGCGGTGGAGGCACGAGAGAGCGCGGACCGGCCGGTGTTGATCGCCGGGTCGCTGGCGCCGATGTTCGAAAGCTACCGCCCGGACATGGTGCTGCCAGCCGCCGAAAGCGAACCCGTTTACCGCGAGCAGGCCGAAATTCTGGCCGAGTACGTGGACATGTTCATCTGCGAAACGATGTCCAAATCAGATGAGGCCGTGGCGGCGGCGCGCGCAGCTGCCGCAACCGGAAAGCCGGTTTGGGTGTCGTTCAATTTGCATCCGAGCAAGCATGGCTATGTGCGCAGTGGAGAAACGATCGGCGAGGCGGTGGCGGCGCTCGACGGGATACCGGTTAGCGGTTTCCTCGCCAACTGCTGCATGCCCGAACTGATCGAAGCCGGTATGCCGGAGTTGGTGAACACCGGCTCGCGTTTTGTCGGCGGGTATGCCAACACCTTTCTCCCCACACCGGACGACTGGACACTGGAAGAAAACGACCTGCACAACCTGCGCGAGGATTTGGAACCACCGGCGTATCTGGAGTTCGTCGAAGCGTGGTTGGACAAGGGCGCCACGGTGGTCGGCGGTTGTTGTGGAACCAGACCGGCGCATATTAGGGCAATTGCGAACGT
- a CDS encoding YqhA family protein → MRNILASSRFFIAIAVLGTFVASVSLIVSGTISVFKVTKDAIVDGHVGVDASKHMAVDYLQLVDIFLLGTALYIIALGLYELFIDDSLPMPSWLVIATFEDLKEKLIGVIIVLLGVSYLGTAVTWTGSGSILDLGLATAAVILTLAIALYLSTKSHSHATVDHSGHPDPRSETHS, encoded by the coding sequence ATGCGCAATATTCTCGCGAGCAGCCGCTTCTTTATCGCCATTGCGGTGTTGGGCACCTTCGTCGCCTCGGTCTCACTGATCGTTTCGGGCACGATCTCGGTGTTCAAGGTGACCAAGGATGCGATCGTCGACGGGCATGTCGGCGTCGATGCGTCGAAGCACATGGCGGTCGACTATCTGCAGCTCGTCGATATCTTCCTGCTCGGCACGGCGCTCTACATCATCGCGCTGGGCCTCTACGAGCTCTTCATCGACGACAGCCTGCCGATGCCGAGTTGGCTCGTAATCGCAACCTTCGAAGATCTCAAGGAAAAGCTCATCGGCGTCATCATCGTGCTGCTGGGCGTGAGCTATTTGGGCACAGCCGTCACCTGGACCGGTTCGGGCAGCATTCTCGATCTGGGGCTGGCCACGGCCGCCGTTATCCTGACGCTGGCAATTGCCCTCTACTTGAGTACCAAGTCGCACAGTCATGCGACAGTCGACCATTCGGGACATCCCGATCCGAGGAGTGAAACGCATTCATGA
- a CDS encoding ankyrin repeat domain-containing protein, translating into MSGETGIGLIDAAAAGDIDGLRALLETSEPDLNVRDSRGRTALMAATYANQPEAVALLLDAGADVDLQDDMLNNPFLYAGAEGLMEILKLTHQAGADPTIRNRYGGVAIIPASEKGHLDAVVYLLEETEVDVNHINDLGWTALLEAIILTDGGPVHQQIVAKLIAHGADVRIADGDGVTPLDHARQRGYREIEAQLLAAGTE; encoded by the coding sequence ATGAGCGGCGAAACTGGTATCGGATTGATCGATGCGGCCGCAGCCGGAGATATCGACGGATTGCGGGCGCTGCTGGAAACAAGTGAGCCCGACTTGAACGTGCGGGACAGCCGTGGGCGCACAGCGCTCATGGCGGCGACGTACGCGAACCAACCGGAAGCCGTGGCGCTGTTGCTCGATGCAGGCGCCGATGTCGATCTGCAAGACGACATGCTGAACAATCCATTCCTTTATGCCGGAGCAGAAGGTCTGATGGAGATTCTGAAGCTGACGCACCAGGCGGGCGCCGATCCGACGATCCGCAACCGCTACGGCGGGGTGGCGATCATTCCCGCTTCAGAAAAGGGCCACCTGGACGCGGTTGTGTACCTTCTCGAAGAGACCGAAGTCGATGTCAATCACATCAACGATCTCGGCTGGACCGCATTGCTGGAGGCGATCATCCTGACCGATGGCGGTCCGGTGCATCAACAGATCGTCGCCAAGCTGATCGCGCATGGGGCAGATGTGCGCATCGCTGATGGTGATGGAGTGACACCGCTCGACCATGCGCGGCAGCGCGGATATCGGGAGATCGAAGCGCAACTCTTGGCAGCGGGCACAGAGTAA
- a CDS encoding DUF1622 domain-containing protein: protein MMLVLQDRVAEPEHELIERVLDGVEYLALVIEVLAVCVIAVGVLYAVGSFLIARHGTPQLKHYDREFRARLGNSLLIGLEILVAADIIRTVALEPTLENVAILGILVLVRTFLSWSLVVEIEGRWPWQAAAAETSKGSGGGKESLE from the coding sequence CAGAACCCGAACATGAATTGATCGAGCGGGTACTGGACGGCGTCGAGTATCTGGCCCTGGTGATCGAAGTGCTGGCCGTCTGCGTCATCGCGGTCGGTGTGCTCTACGCCGTCGGTTCGTTTCTCATTGCTCGCCACGGAACACCGCAGCTCAAGCATTACGATCGAGAGTTCCGTGCGCGGCTCGGGAACTCGCTGCTGATCGGTCTCGAAATCCTGGTGGCGGCAGACATCATCCGCACCGTGGCGCTGGAGCCAACGTTGGAGAATGTGGCAATCCTTGGGATTCTGGTGCTGGTCCGCACCTTCCTGAGCTGGTCGCTGGTGGTGGAAATCGAGGGCCGCTGGCCATGGCAAGCAGCAGCCGCGGAGACATCGAAGGGATCGGGCGGCGGCAAAGAGTCGCTCGAATGA